One window of Quercus robur chromosome 12, dhQueRobu3.1, whole genome shotgun sequence genomic DNA carries:
- the LOC126709170 gene encoding F-box/kelch-repeat protein SKIP30, with protein MSELIEGLPDAVALRCLARVPFYLHPRLELVSRSWRAAIRSSELFKARQEVGATEDLLCVCAFEPENLWQLYDPLHDLWITLPVLPSKIRHLAHFGAVSTAGKLFVLGGGSDAVDPLTGDQDGSFATNEVWSYDPVTRQWSPRASMLLPRSMFACCVLDGKIVVAGGFTSCRKSVSQAEIYDPEKDIWIPVPDLHRTHNSACSGVVIGGKVHVLHKGLSTVQVLDDARLGWTVEDSGGLQGPMAVVKGAFYLMSHGVIFKQDGKKVVVSASEFRRRIGFAMIGLGDEIYFIGGVLGPDRWNWDIEPMSDVDVLMVGSERPTWRQAAPMTRCRGTIFGCTQLVI; from the coding sequence ATGTCTGAGCTGATTGAAGGACTTCCTGACGCTGTTGCCCTGAGGTGCCTTGCACGGGTTCCCTTCTACCTCCATCCTAGGTTGGAGCTTGTTTCTCGTTCGTGGAGAGCTGCTATCCGTAGCTCCGAACTATTTAAAGCTAGACAGGAGGTTGGAGCAACAGAGGATCTATTGTGCGTGTGTGCTTTTGAGCCTGAAAATTTATGGCAGCTTTATGACCCTCTCCATGACCTTTGGATTACGCTCCCTGTTCTCCCCTCCAAAATTAGGCACCTTGCCCACTTCGGTGCTGTTTCCACTGCTGGAAAGTTGTTTGTGCTTGGTGGTGGCAGTGATGCTGTTGACCCCTTGACTGGTGACCAAGATGGGAGCTTTGCTACCAATGAGGTATGGTCATATGACCCTGTGACTCGACAATGGTCCCCTCGCGCATCTATGCTTTTACCTCGTTCTATGTTTGCATGTTGTGTTTTGGATGGAAAAATTGTTGTTGCTGGTGGTTTCACCAGCTGCAGAAAATCAGTTTCTCAAGCAGAAATATATGATCCAGAGAAGGATATATGGATTCCAGTACCTGATCTCCACCGCACCCACAATTCAGCTTGTTCAGGGGTGGTGATTGGAGGCAAAGTTCATGTCTTACACAAGGGGTTATCAACAGTCCAAGTCTTGGATGATGCAAGGCTTGGATGGACGGTTGAGGATTCTGGTGGTCTCCAAGGCCCAATGGCAGTTGTTAAGGGTGCGTTCTATTTAATGAGTCATGGAGTAATCTTCAAGCAGGATGGGAAAAAGGTGGTTGTATCAGCATCTGAGTTTCGTCGGAGAATTGGGTTTGCAATGATTGGGCTGGGAGAtgagatttattttattggagGAGTTCTTGGCCCTGACCGGTGGAACTGGGACATTGAGCCAATGTCTGATGTTGATGTACTGATGGTAGGGAGTGAGAGACCAACTTGGCGCCAGGCAGCTCCGATGACAAGGTGCCGCGGAACTATTTTTGGGTGTACACAGCTGGTAATTTAG
- the LOC126707905 gene encoding uncharacterized protein LOC126707905 isoform X2, with amino-acid sequence MVHGVLVLHLYCGWQMGSLGHKWVGPSEKRVSAVALSNDSLYVCFADKFGVVWVVDLDGFDGNQLLVNKKAAPLLAHYCSIITSLEFSPDGRFVISADRDFKIRVTVFPKKPLDGAHEIQSFCLGHTEFVSCLDFVFTSDYPQGFLVSGSGDSTVRLWDISSGSLLDTCEVGAKAELLESNGKEEECNLAVTDLCTFPDGTLIAVATQSLQGIVLLSCDLSTRTLSITRLVSIMGEAFIPTSLGMSSSAGLLWMVTGVSNLHGFDNPPLARVRIISGFEKSSPGDPTILEDNEILGGDKLLEKLQGSVSVEEKVFLAAAEAVKTAMSNLLVKKQYSTEKREFRKRARNDRKIKQ; translated from the exons ATGGTCCACGGAGTCTTGGTGCTGCATTTGTACTGT gggtggcaaatgggcagcttgggtcataaatgggttgg GCCCTCTGAGAAAAGAGTGAGTGCAGTTGCCCTGAGCAATGACAGTTTGTATGTATGCTTTGCTGACAAATTTGGCGTCGTTTGGGTTGTGGACCTAGATGGCTTTGATGGCAATCAACTGTTAGTCAATAAGAAGGCAGCACCATTGCTTGCTCACTACTGTAGCATTATCACTAGCCTG GAATTTTCACCAGATGGGAGGTTTGTTATTAGTGCTGATCGGGATTTCAAAATTCGT GTTACTGTGTTTCCAAAGAAACCTTTAGATGGAGCTCATGAGATACAAAGTTTTTGCCTTGGTCATACTGA ATTTGTATCCTGCcttgattttgttttcacttcAGATTACCCCCAGGGTTTTCTTGTCTCTGGAAGTGGTGATTCAACA GTTCGCTTGTGGGATATATCCTCTGGATCTCTCCTTGATACCTGTGAAGTTGGAGCAAAG GCAGAGCTTTTAGAGTCTAATGGAAAAGAAGAGGAGTGCAATCTGGCTGTTACTGATCTATGCACCTTCCCAGATGGTACACTGATTGCAGTGGCCACTCAAAG CTTGCAAGGAATAGTATTGTTGAGCTGTGACCTCTCCACTCGAACTCTTTCAATAACTAGG TTAGTTTCAATAATGGGTGAGGCCTTCATTCCAACAAGCCTAGGGATGAGCTCTTCTGCCGGATTATTGTGGATGGTGACAGGTGTCTCTAACTTGCATGGTTTTGATAACCCTCCTTTGGCCCGTGTGAGGATCATCTCAGGTTTTGAGAAAAGTAGTCCTGGTGATCCAACCATCTTGGAAGATAATGAGATTCTTGGCGGAGATAAACTGCTTGAGAAGTTGCAAGGAAGTGTGTCGGTTGAGGAAAAAGTTTTCCTGGCAGCTGCTGAGGCTGTGAAAACAGCAATGAGCAATTTGTTAGTTAAAAAGCAGTACTCTACAGAGAAACGAGAATTTAGAAAGAGGGCaagaaatgatagaaaaattAAACAGTGA
- the LOC126707905 gene encoding uncharacterized protein LOC126707905 isoform X1 has translation MEETLIEEGETNKDIEVAPALIAVHPTQKSVAVAVGSDLRVFDFQGVSAVSLVDDTSGPFHKDSIRAIRYSADGYLFVSAGDDKVVKIWSTESWCCICTVPSEKRVSAVALSNDSLYVCFADKFGVVWVVDLDGFDGNQLLVNKKAAPLLAHYCSIITSLEFSPDGRFVISADRDFKIRVTVFPKKPLDGAHEIQSFCLGHTEFVSCLDFVFTSDYPQGFLVSGSGDSTVRLWDISSGSLLDTCEVGAKAELLESNGKEEECNLAVTDLCTFPDGTLIAVATQSLQGIVLLSCDLSTRTLSITRLVSIMGEAFIPTSLGMSSSAGLLWMVTGVSNLHGFDNPPLARVRIISGFEKSSPGDPTILEDNEILGGDKLLEKLQGSVSVEEKVFLAAAEAVKTAMSNLLVKKQYSTEKREFRKRARNDRKIKQ, from the exons atggaagaAACTCTGATCGAAGAGGGAGAGACCAACAAAGATATAGAGGTCGCTCCGGCTCTTATAGCGGTTCACCCGACCCAGAAATCCGTTGCCGTCGCTGTCGGGTCGGACCTTCGCGTCTTCGATTTCCA AGGGGTTAGTGCAGTTTCTTTGGTGGATGATACCAGCGGGCCCTTTCATAAGGATTCCATAAGAGCTATTCGTTATAGTGCCGATGGTTATCTCTTTGTATCTGCAGGGGATGATAAAGTTGTGAAGATATGGTCCACGGAGTCTTGGTGCTGCATTTGTACTGT GCCCTCTGAGAAAAGAGTGAGTGCAGTTGCCCTGAGCAATGACAGTTTGTATGTATGCTTTGCTGACAAATTTGGCGTCGTTTGGGTTGTGGACCTAGATGGCTTTGATGGCAATCAACTGTTAGTCAATAAGAAGGCAGCACCATTGCTTGCTCACTACTGTAGCATTATCACTAGCCTG GAATTTTCACCAGATGGGAGGTTTGTTATTAGTGCTGATCGGGATTTCAAAATTCGT GTTACTGTGTTTCCAAAGAAACCTTTAGATGGAGCTCATGAGATACAAAGTTTTTGCCTTGGTCATACTGA ATTTGTATCCTGCcttgattttgttttcacttcAGATTACCCCCAGGGTTTTCTTGTCTCTGGAAGTGGTGATTCAACA GTTCGCTTGTGGGATATATCCTCTGGATCTCTCCTTGATACCTGTGAAGTTGGAGCAAAG GCAGAGCTTTTAGAGTCTAATGGAAAAGAAGAGGAGTGCAATCTGGCTGTTACTGATCTATGCACCTTCCCAGATGGTACACTGATTGCAGTGGCCACTCAAAG CTTGCAAGGAATAGTATTGTTGAGCTGTGACCTCTCCACTCGAACTCTTTCAATAACTAGG TTAGTTTCAATAATGGGTGAGGCCTTCATTCCAACAAGCCTAGGGATGAGCTCTTCTGCCGGATTATTGTGGATGGTGACAGGTGTCTCTAACTTGCATGGTTTTGATAACCCTCCTTTGGCCCGTGTGAGGATCATCTCAGGTTTTGAGAAAAGTAGTCCTGGTGATCCAACCATCTTGGAAGATAATGAGATTCTTGGCGGAGATAAACTGCTTGAGAAGTTGCAAGGAAGTGTGTCGGTTGAGGAAAAAGTTTTCCTGGCAGCTGCTGAGGCTGTGAAAACAGCAATGAGCAATTTGTTAGTTAAAAAGCAGTACTCTACAGAGAAACGAGAATTTAGAAAGAGGGCaagaaatgatagaaaaattAAACAGTGA